The following are encoded together in the Prionailurus viverrinus isolate Anna chromosome B3, UM_Priviv_1.0, whole genome shotgun sequence genome:
- the FBXO34 gene encoding F-box only protein 34 isoform X1 — protein sequence MGFGASVGLRRAVLGARSASAVGSEPGLLPPPHRGVQPRARPRPGQERRASVMHLKPYWKLQKKERPLEISRETLRTPMSHHEAINDEKCKASYMKPSVFPSPSLGKASSRKPLGILSPNVLCSMSGKSPIESSLNVKTKKNAPSASIHQGEEGEGPLDIWAVVKPGNTKEKIAFFAAHQCSNRIGSMKIKSSWDIDGRATKRRKKSGDLKKAKIQLERMREVNSRCYQPEPFACGIEHCSVHYVSDSGDGVYAGRPLSVIQMVAFLEQRASALLATCTKNCTNSPAVVKFPGQSRSVPPASEPFSAPGACEESTERGNSEVGEPQSEPVRVLDMVARLESECLKRQSQREPGSLSRNNSFRRNVGRVLLANGTQANEGKTNKGALEAPDTQVNPVGSVSVDCGPSRADHCSPKGDESWDGAPRGCPSLPASVNFLMDSAEFEPDQQTALKNGNKYDVEMTEELVGSSFPAGTCPQAIELPTDAVDCLSRELVPLTSQNPDQRRKESLCISITVSKVEQGQPSSLKPCEDPLPGMLFFLPPGQHQSDCSQLNESTRESSDAGHLQDAAEGDSTTEEKSVSADSFVLPASPVESTLPVLEASSWKKQVSHDFLETRFKIQQLLEPQQYMAFLPHHLMVKIFRLLPTKSLVALKCTCCYFKFIIEYYNIRPADSRWVRDPRYREDPCKQCKKKYVKGDVSLCRWHPKPYCQALPYGPGYWMCCHRSQKAFPGCKLGLHDNHWVPACHSFNRAIHKKAKGTETEEEY from the coding sequence AGCCTCTGTTATGCACCTAAAGCCATACTGGAAACTCCAGAAGAAAGAGCGACCTCTGGAAATCAGCAGGGAAACTTTGAGAACTCCTATGAGCCACCACGAAGCTATAAATGATGAAAAATGCAAAGCTAGCTACATGAAACCAAGTGTCTTTCCTTCACCCTCTCTTGGTAAAGCGTCATCTCGAAagcctcttgggattctttctccaaATGTTCTGTGCAGTATGAGTGGGAAGAGTCCGATAGAGAGCAGCTTGAATGTTAAAACCAAGAAGAATGCACCGTCTGCATCAATCCACCAGGGTGAAGAAGGGGAAGGGCCGCTTGATATCTGGGCTGTTGTGAAACCTGGAAATACCAAGGAGAAAATTGCATTCTTTGCAGCCCACCAGTGTAGCAATAGGATAGgatctatgaaaataaaaagctcctgggATATTGATGGGAGAGCtactaaaagaaggaaaaaatcaggAGATCTTAAAAAAGCCAAGATACAGTTGGAAAGGATGAGGGAAGTCAACAGCAGGTGCTACCAGCCTGAGCCCTTTGCATGTGGCATTGAGCACTGTTCTGTGCATTATGTGAGTGACAGTGGGGATGGCGTCTATGCCGGGAGGCCTCTGTCAGTCATACAGATGGTTGCCTTCCTCGAGCAAAGAGCCAGTGCCCTGCTAGCTACATGTACGAAAAACTGCACTAACTCACCTGCTGTGGTGAAGTTTCCTGGGCAATCCAGAAGTGTGCCCCCAGCCTCCGAGCCCTTTTCTGCCCCAGGAGCTTGTGAAGAATCCACGGAAAGGGGAAATTCTGAGGTTGGTGAACCACAGAGCGAGCCAGTCCGTGTCCTTGACATGGTAGCCAGGCTGGAGTCTGAGTGCCTGAAGCGGCAGAGCCAGCGTGAGCCTGGGAGCCTCTCGAGGAATAACAGCTTCCGTCGAAATGTGGGCCGCGTGTTGCTTGCAAATGGCACTCAGGCTAatgaaggcaaaacaaacaaaggggccTTGGAGGCACCAGACACTCAGGTGAATCCTGTGGGGTCTGTATCTGTGGACTGTGGCCCCTCAAGAGCCGACCATTGTTCTCCCAAGGGGGATGAGTCCTGGGACGGTGCTCCTCGGGGCTGTCCGTCGTTGCCAGCGAGTGTGAATTTCCTCATGGACAGTGCAGAATTTGAGCCAGATCAGCAAACTGCCCtgaaaaatggcaataaatatgaTGTGGAGATGACAGAAGAACTTGTTGGGTCATCTTTTCCTGCTGGCACCTGCCCTCAAGCCATTGAATTGCCCACAGATGCTGTTGATTGTCTGAGTAGAGAGCTCGTGCCGCTTACTAGCCAAAATCCTgatcagagaagaaaggaatcttTGTGCATTAGTATCACTGTGTCCAAGGTAGAGCAAGGCCAGCCTTCTAGTTTAAAGCCCTGTGAAGACCCACTTCCAGGGATGTTGTTTTTTTTGCCACCTGGTCAGCACCAGTCAGACTGTTCCCAGTTGAATGAAAGCACAAGGGAGTCTTCCGATGCCGGCCACCTTCAGGATGCTGCTGAGGGTGACAGTACCACTGAGGAAAAAAGTGTTTCAGCTGATTCATTTGTCCTGCCAGCCTCTCCTGTGGAAAGTACATTACCGGTGCTTGAGGCATCCAGTTGGAAGAAGCAAGTGTCTCATGACTTTCTGGAGACCAGGTTTAAAATCCAGCAGCTTTTGGAGCCTCAGCAGTACATGGCTTTTCTGCCCCACCACCTCATGGTGAAAATCTTCAGGTTACTTCCCACCAAGAGCTTAGTGGCTCTTAAGTGTACCTGCTGCTATTTCAAGTTTATCATTGAATACTACAATATCAGGCCAGCAGATTCCCGCTGGGTGCGAGATCCACGATACAGAGAGGACCCTTGCAAGCAGTGCAAGAAAAAATACGTGAAAGGGGATGTGTCCCTGTGCCGGTGGCACCCCAAGCCCTATTGCCAGGCATTGCCCTACGGGCCAGGATACTGGATGTGCTGCCACCGGTCTCAGAAAGCCTTCCCTGGCTGTAAGCTGGGGCTTCATGACAATCACTGGGTCCCTGCGTGCCACAGCTTTAATCGGGCAATCCATAAGAAAGCGAAGGGGACTGAAACTGAAGAGGAATACTAA
- the FBXO34 gene encoding F-box only protein 34 isoform X2, with product MHLKPYWKLQKKERPLEISRETLRTPMSHHEAINDEKCKASYMKPSVFPSPSLGKASSRKPLGILSPNVLCSMSGKSPIESSLNVKTKKNAPSASIHQGEEGEGPLDIWAVVKPGNTKEKIAFFAAHQCSNRIGSMKIKSSWDIDGRATKRRKKSGDLKKAKIQLERMREVNSRCYQPEPFACGIEHCSVHYVSDSGDGVYAGRPLSVIQMVAFLEQRASALLATCTKNCTNSPAVVKFPGQSRSVPPASEPFSAPGACEESTERGNSEVGEPQSEPVRVLDMVARLESECLKRQSQREPGSLSRNNSFRRNVGRVLLANGTQANEGKTNKGALEAPDTQVNPVGSVSVDCGPSRADHCSPKGDESWDGAPRGCPSLPASVNFLMDSAEFEPDQQTALKNGNKYDVEMTEELVGSSFPAGTCPQAIELPTDAVDCLSRELVPLTSQNPDQRRKESLCISITVSKVEQGQPSSLKPCEDPLPGMLFFLPPGQHQSDCSQLNESTRESSDAGHLQDAAEGDSTTEEKSVSADSFVLPASPVESTLPVLEASSWKKQVSHDFLETRFKIQQLLEPQQYMAFLPHHLMVKIFRLLPTKSLVALKCTCCYFKFIIEYYNIRPADSRWVRDPRYREDPCKQCKKKYVKGDVSLCRWHPKPYCQALPYGPGYWMCCHRSQKAFPGCKLGLHDNHWVPACHSFNRAIHKKAKGTETEEEY from the coding sequence ATGCACCTAAAGCCATACTGGAAACTCCAGAAGAAAGAGCGACCTCTGGAAATCAGCAGGGAAACTTTGAGAACTCCTATGAGCCACCACGAAGCTATAAATGATGAAAAATGCAAAGCTAGCTACATGAAACCAAGTGTCTTTCCTTCACCCTCTCTTGGTAAAGCGTCATCTCGAAagcctcttgggattctttctccaaATGTTCTGTGCAGTATGAGTGGGAAGAGTCCGATAGAGAGCAGCTTGAATGTTAAAACCAAGAAGAATGCACCGTCTGCATCAATCCACCAGGGTGAAGAAGGGGAAGGGCCGCTTGATATCTGGGCTGTTGTGAAACCTGGAAATACCAAGGAGAAAATTGCATTCTTTGCAGCCCACCAGTGTAGCAATAGGATAGgatctatgaaaataaaaagctcctgggATATTGATGGGAGAGCtactaaaagaaggaaaaaatcaggAGATCTTAAAAAAGCCAAGATACAGTTGGAAAGGATGAGGGAAGTCAACAGCAGGTGCTACCAGCCTGAGCCCTTTGCATGTGGCATTGAGCACTGTTCTGTGCATTATGTGAGTGACAGTGGGGATGGCGTCTATGCCGGGAGGCCTCTGTCAGTCATACAGATGGTTGCCTTCCTCGAGCAAAGAGCCAGTGCCCTGCTAGCTACATGTACGAAAAACTGCACTAACTCACCTGCTGTGGTGAAGTTTCCTGGGCAATCCAGAAGTGTGCCCCCAGCCTCCGAGCCCTTTTCTGCCCCAGGAGCTTGTGAAGAATCCACGGAAAGGGGAAATTCTGAGGTTGGTGAACCACAGAGCGAGCCAGTCCGTGTCCTTGACATGGTAGCCAGGCTGGAGTCTGAGTGCCTGAAGCGGCAGAGCCAGCGTGAGCCTGGGAGCCTCTCGAGGAATAACAGCTTCCGTCGAAATGTGGGCCGCGTGTTGCTTGCAAATGGCACTCAGGCTAatgaaggcaaaacaaacaaaggggccTTGGAGGCACCAGACACTCAGGTGAATCCTGTGGGGTCTGTATCTGTGGACTGTGGCCCCTCAAGAGCCGACCATTGTTCTCCCAAGGGGGATGAGTCCTGGGACGGTGCTCCTCGGGGCTGTCCGTCGTTGCCAGCGAGTGTGAATTTCCTCATGGACAGTGCAGAATTTGAGCCAGATCAGCAAACTGCCCtgaaaaatggcaataaatatgaTGTGGAGATGACAGAAGAACTTGTTGGGTCATCTTTTCCTGCTGGCACCTGCCCTCAAGCCATTGAATTGCCCACAGATGCTGTTGATTGTCTGAGTAGAGAGCTCGTGCCGCTTACTAGCCAAAATCCTgatcagagaagaaaggaatcttTGTGCATTAGTATCACTGTGTCCAAGGTAGAGCAAGGCCAGCCTTCTAGTTTAAAGCCCTGTGAAGACCCACTTCCAGGGATGTTGTTTTTTTTGCCACCTGGTCAGCACCAGTCAGACTGTTCCCAGTTGAATGAAAGCACAAGGGAGTCTTCCGATGCCGGCCACCTTCAGGATGCTGCTGAGGGTGACAGTACCACTGAGGAAAAAAGTGTTTCAGCTGATTCATTTGTCCTGCCAGCCTCTCCTGTGGAAAGTACATTACCGGTGCTTGAGGCATCCAGTTGGAAGAAGCAAGTGTCTCATGACTTTCTGGAGACCAGGTTTAAAATCCAGCAGCTTTTGGAGCCTCAGCAGTACATGGCTTTTCTGCCCCACCACCTCATGGTGAAAATCTTCAGGTTACTTCCCACCAAGAGCTTAGTGGCTCTTAAGTGTACCTGCTGCTATTTCAAGTTTATCATTGAATACTACAATATCAGGCCAGCAGATTCCCGCTGGGTGCGAGATCCACGATACAGAGAGGACCCTTGCAAGCAGTGCAAGAAAAAATACGTGAAAGGGGATGTGTCCCTGTGCCGGTGGCACCCCAAGCCCTATTGCCAGGCATTGCCCTACGGGCCAGGATACTGGATGTGCTGCCACCGGTCTCAGAAAGCCTTCCCTGGCTGTAAGCTGGGGCTTCATGACAATCACTGGGTCCCTGCGTGCCACAGCTTTAATCGGGCAATCCATAAGAAAGCGAAGGGGACTGAAACTGAAGAGGAATACTAA